The following proteins come from a genomic window of Actinomarinicola tropica:
- a CDS encoding DNA topoisomerase IB — MLDTPPRLRYVTDEEPGLRRTGRTRFRYVDPEGRRVDDAETIARVTALAIPPAWTDVWISPHPNGHIQATGRDAKGRKQYRYHPRWSEHRAQVKFDQLRDFGHALPTLRARIDEDLSERGLGQDRVVALVVSLLDLTGCRVGSEVYAKQNKTYGITTLRSRHARVTSGAMHMRFTGKHGKVFEISCNDPRLARIAKRCQELPGQTLFQYLDDDGAPRPVRAEDINEYLQQATGLEITAKTFRTWEGSVQAATLLAGIEVPTSERARQSTLKDAIGEVADVLGNTVAVCRSSYVHPRVVELWEADELADRWASGPRRGKADVSTEERRFLHVLELDLPRHERRAA; from the coding sequence GTGCTCGACACCCCTCCCCGCCTCCGCTACGTCACCGACGAGGAACCCGGCCTCCGGCGCACGGGTCGCACCCGGTTCAGGTACGTCGACCCCGAAGGTCGCCGCGTCGACGACGCCGAGACCATCGCACGGGTCACCGCCCTGGCGATCCCACCGGCGTGGACCGACGTGTGGATCTCACCGCACCCGAACGGGCACATCCAGGCCACGGGTCGCGACGCCAAGGGCCGCAAGCAGTACCGCTACCACCCACGCTGGAGCGAGCACCGGGCCCAGGTGAAGTTCGACCAGCTCCGCGACTTCGGCCACGCCCTCCCGACCCTGCGGGCCCGCATCGACGAGGACCTGTCCGAGCGTGGGCTCGGGCAGGACCGGGTGGTGGCGCTCGTCGTCTCGCTCCTCGACCTCACCGGGTGCAGGGTCGGGAGCGAGGTCTACGCCAAGCAGAACAAGACCTACGGGATCACGACGCTGCGGAGTCGTCACGCCCGGGTCACCAGCGGCGCGATGCACATGCGGTTCACGGGCAAGCACGGCAAGGTCTTCGAGATCTCGTGCAACGACCCACGGCTGGCGCGCATCGCCAAGCGGTGCCAGGAGCTCCCGGGCCAGACCCTCTTCCAGTACCTCGACGACGACGGCGCGCCGCGCCCGGTGCGCGCCGAGGACATCAACGAGTACCTGCAGCAGGCGACGGGGCTCGAGATCACGGCCAAGACGTTCCGGACGTGGGAGGGATCGGTCCAGGCCGCCACCCTCCTCGCCGGCATCGAGGTGCCGACGTCGGAACGGGCGCGCCAGTCGACGCTGAAGGACGCCATCGGCGAGGTCGCCGACGTGCTCGGCAACACCGTCGCGGTGTGCCGCAGCTCGTACGTGCACCCACGGGTGGTCGAGCTGTGGGAGGCCGACGAGCTGGCGGACCGGTGGGCGTCGGGCCCGCGGCGCGGCAAGGCCGACGTCAGCACCGAGGAACGTCGCTTCCTCCACGTCCTCGAGCTCGACCTCCCGCGGCATGAGCGGCGGGCCGCCTGA
- a CDS encoding endonuclease/exonuclease/phosphatase family protein — MLRVATFNIRNGLGLDGRNAWPFRRATTARTIAALDADLVALQEVYGFQQRYLERRLSAYRFVGEGRTDGRRGERCPVLVHQDRAVVVAHRTVWFGATPDVPGTRLPGAGFPRIATMATVRLEPEGRLVQVTSTHLDEASEDRRRVAAAQLVEMLDPDLPQVLMGDLNADPTSEVIDVLADGGLVLVEPEGTTGTEHAFTGRTDRRRIDHVLVRGDVRVVDATVLTARLGCALPSDHWPVRAVLDVGDE; from the coding sequence ATGCTGCGCGTGGCGACCTTCAACATCCGCAACGGCCTCGGCCTCGACGGCAGGAACGCGTGGCCGTTCCGTCGCGCGACGACGGCGAGGACGATCGCCGCGCTCGACGCCGACCTCGTCGCTCTGCAGGAGGTCTACGGCTTCCAGCAGCGGTACCTCGAGCGCCGGCTGAGCGCCTACCGCTTCGTGGGGGAGGGACGGACCGACGGCCGGCGCGGCGAGCGGTGCCCGGTCCTGGTGCACCAGGACCGCGCCGTCGTCGTCGCCCACCGCACCGTGTGGTTCGGTGCGACGCCGGACGTGCCGGGCACCCGCCTCCCCGGCGCCGGCTTCCCCCGCATCGCCACCATGGCGACGGTGCGGCTGGAGCCCGAGGGGCGCCTCGTCCAGGTCACGTCGACCCACCTCGACGAGGCGTCGGAGGACCGCCGTCGCGTCGCGGCAGCCCAGCTGGTCGAGATGCTCGATCCGGACCTGCCCCAGGTGCTGATGGGGGACCTGAACGCCGACCCGACCTCGGAGGTGATCGACGTCCTCGCCGACGGTGGCCTGGTCCTGGTCGAACCCGAGGGCACGACGGGCACCGAGCACGCCTTCACCGGCCGGACCGATCGTCGTCGCATCGACCACGTGCTCGTGCGCGGCGACGTGCGCGTCGTCGACGCCACGGTGCTGACGGCTCGCCTCGGGTGCGCCCTGCCGTCGGACCACTGGCCGGTGCGTGCGGTCCTCGACGTGGGTGACGAGTGA
- a CDS encoding AMP-binding protein — MTTPAPWTHHLPSGTDPDAVDLLARGTLPRAWVALWREDAERAALRDVDGTWLSRGDLLGRSEQTARRLAGAGLRRGDRVLLSGGPSADLVVAHVAALRLGLVVVPVNDAYTPRELQVLLEDSGARGAVLGSAPMREQAAAAGLPVVAGVDVDLPDGPEVRLDVAGPDDPALLPYTSGTTGRPKGALLTHANILASVEALLLAWRWSEDDRLVLALPLFHMHGLGVGVHGTLAAGASAVLLPRFDPEDVLTEAADATMFFGVPTMYSRLVEAPGAERLASLRLCVSGSAPLSATLHARIADRCGQRVLERYGMTETVMLVSNPYDGERRPGTVGIPLPGVELRLAPGTSEIEVRGPNVFGGYDARPEANATSFTPDGWFRTGDVGAVDDAGHVAIVGRAKELIISGGYNVYPREIEDLIRAQPGVRDVAVVGTPSEEWGEVVTAVVEAPPDVDADAVVAAVAADLVAYKRPRLVRRVDALPRNAMGKVVRAAIDTTG, encoded by the coding sequence ATGACGACGCCCGCGCCCTGGACGCACCACCTCCCGTCGGGCACCGACCCTGACGCCGTCGACCTCCTCGCTCGCGGCACCCTCCCGCGCGCCTGGGTGGCGCTCTGGCGGGAGGACGCCGAGCGCGCAGCCCTCCGCGACGTCGACGGGACGTGGCTCTCCAGGGGCGATCTCCTCGGTCGCAGCGAGCAGACCGCGCGGCGGCTCGCCGGCGCCGGGCTCCGCCGCGGCGACCGCGTGCTCCTGTCCGGCGGGCCCTCCGCCGACCTCGTCGTGGCCCACGTCGCCGCGCTGCGACTGGGGCTCGTCGTCGTTCCGGTCAACGACGCCTACACGCCCCGCGAGCTGCAGGTGCTCCTCGAGGACTCCGGCGCCCGCGGCGCCGTGCTCGGGTCGGCGCCGATGCGCGAGCAGGCCGCCGCCGCGGGTCTCCCCGTCGTCGCCGGGGTGGACGTCGACCTCCCCGACGGCCCGGAGGTGCGCCTCGACGTCGCGGGACCGGACGATCCCGCGCTCCTCCCCTACACCTCCGGCACCACGGGCCGGCCGAAGGGAGCGCTGCTGACCCACGCCAACATCCTCGCCAGCGTCGAGGCGCTGCTGCTGGCGTGGCGCTGGTCCGAGGACGACCGCCTCGTGCTCGCCCTCCCCCTGTTCCACATGCACGGGCTGGGCGTGGGCGTGCACGGCACGCTCGCCGCCGGTGCCAGCGCTGTCCTCCTCCCCCGGTTCGACCCCGAGGACGTCCTCACCGAGGCCGCCGATGCCACGATGTTCTTCGGGGTCCCGACCATGTACAGCCGCCTCGTCGAGGCACCCGGCGCCGAGCGCCTGGCCTCGCTCCGCCTCTGCGTGTCGGGCTCGGCGCCGCTGAGCGCCACGCTGCACGCCCGCATCGCTGATCGCTGCGGGCAGCGGGTCCTCGAGCGCTACGGCATGACCGAGACGGTGATGCTCGTCTCGAACCCCTACGACGGCGAGCGACGGCCGGGGACCGTCGGCATCCCGCTCCCCGGTGTCGAGCTCCGCCTCGCGCCGGGCACCTCGGAGATCGAGGTCCGGGGGCCGAACGTGTTCGGCGGCTACGACGCGCGTCCCGAGGCGAACGCCACGTCCTTCACGCCCGACGGCTGGTTCCGCACCGGCGACGTCGGCGCCGTCGACGACGCCGGCCACGTGGCGATCGTCGGCCGAGCCAAGGAGCTCATCATCTCGGGCGGCTACAACGTGTACCCCCGTGAGATCGAGGACCTGATCCGCGCCCAGCCCGGCGTCCGGGACGTGGCCGTGGTCGGCACCCCGTCGGAGGAGTGGGGCGAGGTCGTCACCGCCGTCGTCGAGGCGCCCCCGGACGTCGATGCCGACGCGGTGGTCGCCGCGGTGGCCGCCGACCTCGTGGCCTACAAGCGACCGCGCCTGGTGCGACGCGTCGACGCCCTGCCGCGCAACGCCATGGGCAAGGTCGTCCGCGCCGCGATCGACACGACCGGCTAG
- a CDS encoding CaiB/BaiF CoA transferase family protein: protein MTLPLDDIRVLDLTVARAGPTCVRQLADWGADVVRIEAPTHPGQPGVAGEDRHGSDVQYVHRNKRALSLDLRTDAGRAVLHDLVDTADVLVENMRPPVKGRLGFDWDTVHARNPRLVMASISGFGQDGPYAARGGVDQIAQGMGGLMSVTGEPGRGPMRVGIPVSDLASGLYAAVGVLAALHDRERTGRGRWVRTSLLESMIAMMDLQAARWTVDGVVPGQEGNHHPTLLPMGCFESADGHVNVAGPSGRLWRGFCTAIGREDLLTDPRFGTGAARHERRGELNGIIADVLRTRTTAEWVEVLTAHGVPAGPVNTMDQVFADPQVTHLEMVGEVVHPTLGALRLVRHPVRMSDDGGPAATVRTHAPDPGEHTDEILAALGRTADQIAALRRDGTI from the coding sequence GTGACGCTGCCGCTCGACGACATCCGGGTGCTCGACCTGACCGTGGCGCGGGCGGGGCCGACCTGCGTCCGCCAGCTCGCCGACTGGGGCGCGGACGTCGTCCGGATCGAGGCGCCGACCCATCCGGGCCAGCCGGGTGTCGCCGGTGAGGACCGGCACGGATCCGACGTGCAGTACGTGCACCGCAACAAGCGGGCCCTGTCCCTCGACCTGCGCACCGACGCCGGCCGGGCCGTCCTCCACGATCTCGTCGACACCGCGGACGTCCTCGTCGAGAACATGCGGCCGCCGGTCAAGGGACGCCTCGGGTTCGACTGGGACACGGTCCACGCGCGCAACCCGCGCCTGGTCATGGCGTCGATCTCCGGGTTCGGCCAGGACGGTCCCTACGCCGCACGGGGCGGCGTCGACCAGATCGCCCAGGGGATGGGTGGCCTGATGAGCGTCACCGGCGAGCCGGGGCGGGGGCCCATGCGCGTCGGGATCCCGGTCTCCGACCTGGCATCGGGCCTCTACGCCGCGGTCGGTGTCCTCGCTGCGCTCCACGACCGCGAGCGCACCGGTCGAGGCCGGTGGGTGCGCACCTCCCTGCTCGAGTCGATGATCGCCATGATGGACCTCCAGGCGGCGCGCTGGACGGTCGACGGCGTGGTCCCCGGCCAGGAGGGCAACCACCACCCCACGCTCCTGCCGATGGGGTGCTTCGAGTCGGCCGACGGCCACGTCAACGTCGCCGGGCCGTCCGGGCGCCTGTGGCGGGGGTTCTGCACCGCGATCGGTCGAGAGGACCTGCTGACCGACCCCCGGTTCGGCACCGGTGCGGCGCGGCACGAACGTCGCGGCGAGCTCAACGGCATCATCGCCGACGTGCTGCGCACCCGCACCACGGCCGAGTGGGTCGAGGTCCTGACCGCGCACGGCGTGCCGGCGGGCCCGGTCAACACGATGGACCAGGTCTTCGCCGACCCCCAGGTCACGCATCTGGAGATGGTCGGCGAGGTCGTCCACCCCACCCTCGGCGCCCTCCGCCTCGTCCGACACCCCGTCCGGATGTCGGACGACGGCGGCCCCGCCGCCACCGTGCGCACGCACGCCCCCGACCCCGGCGAGCACACCGACGAGATCCTGGCCGCTCTCGGCCGCACCGCCGACCAGATCGCCGCGCTCCGCCGCGACGGCACCATCTGA
- a CDS encoding enoyl-CoA hydratase → MTRTHDTGTEMLLCDVDDGVATVTFNNPEKRNALSSEIRHALPGLLHALAADDGVRVVVLTGAGDKAFVSGADISEFAEQRTSPEARAAFDRTFADAEQGWRALTKPVIARIRGFCMGGGLLTALKADIRIAADDARFGVPAARLGLGYSFDGIEALVGLIGPANVAEMLYSARRYTAAEAEHMGLVNRVVPVDRLDAEVDALARSICENAPLTVAACKVGIREAVRDASRRDLDRHRAMVEACFDSADYREGQAAFLAKRTPRFEGR, encoded by the coding sequence GTGACCCGCACCCACGACACCGGTACCGAGATGCTGCTCTGCGACGTCGACGACGGCGTCGCGACGGTCACGTTCAACAACCCGGAGAAGCGCAACGCGCTGTCGTCCGAGATCCGCCACGCCCTCCCCGGGCTGCTGCACGCGCTCGCCGCCGACGACGGCGTCCGGGTCGTCGTGCTGACCGGTGCCGGCGACAAGGCCTTCGTGTCGGGGGCGGACATCTCCGAGTTCGCCGAGCAGCGCACGTCGCCGGAGGCCCGTGCTGCGTTCGACCGCACCTTCGCCGACGCCGAGCAGGGCTGGCGGGCGCTCACCAAGCCGGTGATCGCCCGGATCCGTGGGTTCTGCATGGGCGGCGGGCTCCTCACGGCGCTGAAGGCCGACATCCGCATCGCGGCGGACGACGCCCGCTTCGGGGTGCCGGCGGCGCGCCTCGGACTCGGCTACTCGTTCGACGGCATCGAGGCCCTCGTCGGTCTGATCGGTCCTGCCAACGTGGCCGAGATGCTCTACTCGGCGCGGCGCTACACCGCGGCCGAGGCCGAGCACATGGGGCTCGTGAACCGCGTCGTCCCCGTCGACCGCCTCGACGCCGAGGTCGACGCCCTCGCCCGCAGCATCTGCGAGAACGCCCCCCTCACGGTCGCCGCCTGCAAGGTCGGCATCCGCGAGGCGGTGCGGGACGCCTCCCGGCGCGACCTCGATCGCCACCGGGCGATGGTCGAGGCGTGCTTCGACTCCGCCGACTACCGCGAGGGGCAGGCGGCGTTCCTCGCCAAGCGCACACCGCGCTTCGAGGGCCGTTGA
- a CDS encoding ABC transporter permease — protein MTTLTGTGRLSWFVVRRDRLRLLLWIGGIVGTVIASAAALPPVYPDQESIEQYTVLFGDNPALVAFAGPGYGFDDPNLGVILVNETQVFGMIGMALMAIFLVNRHTRAEEDVERAEVVRSSVVGRHAPTAAALAVVAAVVVLVSAACAVGFVATGYAVHGSVALAASLAAVGLVFVGITAVAAQIASTGRGTLGLASATLVATFVLRAVGDIGDNALRWLSPMGWAQAVRAFAGEVWWPIVLCLAAAGGLVGVAFWLFSRRDLGSGILATRGGPARGAASLSRPVGLAVRLHRGTVIGWAVGMFVTGLVYGSIGEDIEEMVEENPTFADILAQLEGASVTDAFFATSLLMLALIASGFAISAVLRLRSEEGAGRAEPLLAGPLGRIHWAASHLVVAVVGTVVVIAAGGLGIGVSYAVVAEDAGQVARMTLASLVTVPPALVLTGLTLALFGLAPRAVMVAWAVLAGVVVVGVLGEVLRLPAWTRQLSPFDHAPAVPAEDLRWFPVIVLLALAAALAAAGLAGFRRRDLRTE, from the coding sequence ATGACCACGCTCACCGGCACCGGCCGCCTGTCGTGGTTCGTGGTGCGACGGGACCGCCTCCGGCTCCTGCTCTGGATCGGTGGGATCGTCGGCACCGTCATCGCCTCGGCCGCCGCCCTGCCGCCGGTGTACCCCGACCAGGAGTCGATCGAGCAGTACACCGTGCTCTTCGGCGACAACCCTGCGCTCGTCGCGTTCGCCGGGCCGGGCTACGGGTTCGACGACCCCAACCTCGGCGTCATCCTCGTCAACGAGACCCAGGTGTTCGGCATGATCGGCATGGCCCTCATGGCCATCTTCCTCGTGAACCGGCACACGAGAGCCGAGGAGGACGTCGAGCGGGCCGAGGTCGTGCGGTCGAGCGTCGTCGGCCGCCACGCCCCCACCGCGGCCGCCCTCGCCGTCGTCGCGGCGGTGGTCGTCCTCGTCAGCGCCGCGTGCGCCGTGGGCTTCGTCGCCACCGGCTACGCCGTCCACGGCTCGGTCGCCCTCGCCGCGTCGCTGGCCGCCGTCGGCCTCGTCTTCGTGGGGATCACCGCCGTGGCGGCGCAGATCGCCAGCACGGGCCGAGGGACGCTCGGCCTCGCCAGCGCGACGCTCGTCGCCACCTTCGTCCTGCGGGCGGTGGGCGACATCGGCGACAACGCGCTGCGCTGGCTCTCCCCCATGGGCTGGGCCCAGGCGGTGCGCGCCTTCGCCGGAGAGGTGTGGTGGCCCATCGTGCTCTGCCTCGCGGCGGCCGGCGGGCTCGTCGGGGTGGCGTTCTGGCTGTTCTCCCGACGCGACCTGGGCTCGGGGATCCTCGCCACGCGTGGCGGGCCGGCACGCGGCGCCGCGTCCTTGAGCCGGCCGGTCGGGCTGGCCGTCCGGCTCCACCGGGGCACCGTCATCGGGTGGGCCGTCGGGATGTTCGTCACCGGCCTCGTCTACGGCTCCATCGGCGAGGACATCGAGGAGATGGTGGAGGAGAACCCGACCTTCGCCGACATCCTGGCCCAGCTCGAGGGCGCGAGCGTCACCGACGCGTTCTTCGCCACATCGCTCCTGATGCTGGCCCTCATCGCCTCCGGGTTCGCGATCTCCGCCGTGCTCCGCCTGCGCTCCGAGGAGGGCGCCGGCCGCGCCGAGCCGCTCCTCGCCGGCCCGCTCGGGCGCATCCACTGGGCGGCGAGCCACCTCGTCGTCGCCGTCGTCGGCACCGTGGTCGTCATCGCGGCGGGTGGGCTCGGCATCGGGGTCTCCTACGCCGTCGTGGCCGAGGACGCCGGGCAGGTCGCACGGATGACGCTGGCGTCGCTCGTCACCGTGCCGCCGGCGCTGGTGCTCACCGGCCTCACCCTCGCCCTCTTCGGTCTCGCTCCTCGAGCGGTGATGGTCGCCTGGGCGGTGCTGGCCGGGGTCGTGGTCGTCGGCGTCCTCGGCGAGGTGCTCCGGCTGCCGGCGTGGACCCGCCAGCTGTCGCCCTTCGACCACGCGCCCGCGGTGCCGGCGGAGGACCTCAGGTGGTTCCCGGTCATCGTGCTGCTGGCTCTCGCCGCCGCGTTGGCCGCGGCCGGGCTCGCCGGTTTCCGACGCCGCGACCTGCGCACCGAGTAG
- a CDS encoding ABC transporter ATP-binding protein, with protein MSSAITCHDLVKTFGPTRALDGLDLDIRTGEVHGFLGPNGAGKTVTMRIVLGLLRPDSGEVRLLGGDPWHDAVELHRRLAYVPGDTNLWPNLTGGEVIDLLGGLRGGIDRRRRDDLVERFDLDPRKRARSYSKGNRQKVALIAALASDAELLILDEPTAGLDPLMEAVFQDCILDAKGEGRTVMLSSHILAEVERLCDRVTIIRRGRNVQSGTLEELRHLTRTTITARLRGAADELTALSGVHDLRSDDGQVSFDVDSDHLDATVVKLGELGVLSLTSHPPTLEELFLRHYGDELADAGVDEPR; from the coding sequence ATGTCCTCGGCGATCACCTGCCACGACCTGGTCAAGACGTTCGGGCCCACACGGGCCCTCGACGGGCTCGACCTCGACATCCGCACCGGCGAGGTGCACGGCTTCCTCGGACCGAACGGCGCCGGGAAGACCGTCACGATGCGGATCGTCCTCGGGCTCCTGCGCCCGGACAGCGGCGAGGTCCGCCTGCTCGGCGGCGACCCGTGGCACGACGCCGTCGAGCTCCACCGCCGCCTGGCGTACGTCCCGGGCGACACGAACCTGTGGCCGAACCTCACCGGCGGCGAGGTGATCGACCTCCTCGGCGGCCTCCGGGGCGGCATCGACCGCCGCCGCCGCGACGACCTCGTCGAGCGATTCGATCTCGACCCCCGCAAGCGTGCCCGCAGCTACTCCAAGGGCAACCGCCAGAAGGTCGCACTGATCGCCGCGCTGGCGTCCGACGCCGAGCTGCTCATCCTCGACGAGCCGACTGCAGGGCTCGACCCGCTGATGGAGGCGGTGTTCCAGGACTGCATCCTCGACGCCAAGGGCGAGGGACGCACCGTCATGCTCTCGAGCCACATCCTCGCCGAGGTCGAGCGGCTCTGCGACCGCGTCACGATCATCCGGCGGGGCCGCAACGTCCAGAGCGGCACGCTCGAGGAGCTGCGCCACCTCACCCGCACGACGATCACCGCCCGGCTCCGAGGGGCGGCCGACGAGCTCACCGCCCTCTCGGGCGTGCACGACCTGCGGTCCGACGACGGCCAGGTCAGCTTCGACGTCGACAGCGACCACCTCGACGCCACGGTCGTGAAGCTCGGCGAGCTCGGCGTGCTCTCCCTGACGAGCCACCCGCCCACGCTCGAGGAGCTGTTCCTCCGGCACTACGGCGACGAGCTCGCCGACGCGGGCGTCGACGAACCCCGATGA
- a CDS encoding endonuclease/exonuclease/phosphatase family protein, with the protein MTARTDVRPAARATPGGRAGLMSALVALDVFLVIELLRAFPALVATRVDVEGRLPFPVQVLVLVVPFVLAAWGVRLVGRGRLEPGRAIWLGGLALGAGRVAAQLVHGDLGAVAAGVGLLGGLVVLLVLAQIGLPLFGGGVVAGSGLAAALRIGLGSRDLIWIDHAAAVAAVLVAVGWFVVMLRGRLRRPVVPLGRTWRAAVPLLSVGPAILLEAFVLTNLGWVAPALGAGWLGASLAIGASGIAGVAAAAWTAASPGGASRALRAVGVVAILATALALARPSPWWALGIFLAQAGVGAILTAASSRGVRTGGHRPPSAILALAPLLLLAAIVALDGRGLLGLTVAPSAVVAAAGVVMLVAAVGLGALPPPAAHHPGWRHVPSLGAVFVLPAALLLAGLPILAATTGGGVVGDSRELRVVSYNVALGFTSGGALNVEEVAAALADMRPDVVALQEVPRGFLPAAGIDMIGWLQHSLGMPYVAFQASSPGGLHGNAILSRHPIRSVATRWFPRTGTALPRGAILARIDPPGQPAVHVVSAHLPPGGTLAARNERLDALLALWADRPRTVVGIDANARPGSRVVEALDGAGLVLPESDALTFPSGRPFARIDFVLHTDDLHAVEIEVGTSRASDHLPVLTVLRPADLV; encoded by the coding sequence ATGACCGCGCGCACGGACGTCCGACCAGCGGCGCGCGCGACCCCTGGTGGTCGGGCGGGCCTCATGTCCGCGCTGGTGGCCCTCGACGTGTTCCTCGTGATCGAGCTCCTGCGCGCCTTCCCCGCGCTCGTCGCCACCCGGGTGGACGTGGAGGGACGGTTGCCGTTCCCGGTGCAGGTGCTCGTCCTCGTCGTCCCGTTCGTGCTCGCGGCATGGGGCGTGCGCCTCGTCGGTCGTGGTCGGCTCGAGCCCGGTCGCGCCATCTGGCTCGGCGGGCTCGCGCTCGGCGCCGGTCGGGTGGCCGCCCAGCTCGTCCACGGCGACCTCGGTGCCGTCGCCGCCGGGGTCGGGCTCCTCGGCGGCCTCGTGGTGCTCCTGGTCCTCGCCCAGATCGGGCTGCCGCTGTTCGGCGGCGGGGTGGTGGCCGGATCCGGGTTGGCCGCGGCGCTGCGCATCGGCCTCGGGTCACGGGACCTGATCTGGATCGACCATGCGGCGGCGGTCGCCGCGGTGCTCGTCGCCGTCGGCTGGTTCGTCGTCATGCTGCGCGGCCGGCTCCGTCGACCCGTCGTCCCGCTGGGGCGGACGTGGCGCGCCGCCGTGCCGCTCCTGTCGGTCGGCCCCGCGATCCTCCTGGAGGCGTTCGTCCTCACCAACCTCGGCTGGGTGGCGCCCGCGCTCGGTGCGGGCTGGCTCGGCGCCTCGTTGGCGATCGGCGCGTCGGGGATCGCGGGCGTCGCTGCCGCGGCGTGGACGGCCGCGTCCCCGGGCGGTGCGTCGCGCGCCCTGCGGGCGGTGGGCGTCGTGGCGATCCTCGCGACGGCGCTCGCCCTCGCCCGGCCGAGCCCGTGGTGGGCGCTCGGCATCTTCCTGGCCCAGGCGGGCGTCGGAGCGATCCTCACCGCGGCGTCCTCCCGGGGCGTCCGCACCGGCGGCCACCGACCGCCGAGCGCGATCCTCGCCCTCGCGCCGCTCCTGCTGCTGGCTGCGATCGTGGCGCTCGACGGGCGGGGTCTGCTCGGGCTCACGGTGGCGCCGTCGGCGGTCGTGGCCGCCGCGGGTGTCGTGATGCTGGTCGCCGCCGTGGGCCTCGGTGCCCTGCCACCACCGGCAGCCCACCACCCGGGGTGGCGCCACGTCCCGTCGCTCGGTGCGGTCTTCGTGCTCCCCGCGGCGCTCCTCCTGGCGGGCCTTCCCATCCTGGCGGCCACGACCGGCGGGGGTGTCGTCGGGGACAGCCGCGAGCTCCGCGTCGTCTCCTACAACGTGGCCCTCGGCTTCACGTCGGGCGGTGCGCTCAACGTCGAGGAGGTCGCCGCCGCACTCGCCGACATGCGCCCCGACGTCGTGGCGCTCCAGGAGGTGCCGCGTGGCTTCCTCCCCGCCGCCGGCATCGACATGATCGGGTGGCTCCAGCACTCTCTCGGCATGCCGTACGTGGCGTTCCAGGCGTCGTCCCCGGGCGGTCTCCACGGGAACGCCATCCTCTCGCGCCACCCGATCCGCTCGGTGGCGACCCGGTGGTTCCCGCGCACGGGCACCGCCCTGCCGCGCGGTGCGATCCTCGCCCGCATCGACCCACCCGGGCAGCCGGCGGTGCACGTCGTCTCCGCCCACCTGCCGCCCGGCGGCACCCTCGCAGCCAGGAACGAGCGCCTCGATGCCCTGCTCGCCCTGTGGGCCGATCGGCCGCGCACGGTCGTCGGCATCGACGCCAACGCCCGCCCCGGCTCCCGGGTGGTGGAGGCGCTCGACGGCGCCGGGCTCGTGCTGCCCGAGAGCGACGCCCTCACGTTCCCGTCGGGGCGGCCCTTCGCGCGCATCGACTTCGTCCTGCACACCGACGACCTCCACGCGGTCGAGATCGAGGTGGGGACGAGCCGGGCGTCGGACCACCTCCCGGTGCTCACCGTGCTGCGTCCGGCCGACCTGGTCTGA
- a CDS encoding HDOD domain-containing protein codes for MRTPQGRDDAAGSERATMPPDGGIGAGAPEDAEPRNEQIEMLLQAMEELPSHPTVALRVLWLVDDPTSDVARLAKTVELDPLLAARLIRISNSAYYSLRTPVTNVPRAIAALGFATVRSLAASAACGLTDEDTAVEGEFWSHAAAVANAAQLVAGRYAVPPSDAFALGLLHDLGEALLHRAAPAAWSQLGPRATPEREIELFGITHAEAGARVLEAWKFPAAFCDAIANHHHQLSPRETPLTQCLIAAELVAELAVGSMTIARADAARLILALDGIEGESLDRMIRRVRHETAALSAVLTQGEEG; via the coding sequence GTGCGTACACCGCAAGGACGCGACGACGCCGCAGGGAGCGAGCGGGCCACGATGCCGCCGGACGGGGGGATCGGTGCCGGCGCGCCCGAGGACGCCGAGCCCCGCAACGAGCAGATCGAGATGCTCCTCCAGGCGATGGAGGAGCTGCCGAGCCACCCGACCGTCGCTCTGCGGGTCCTGTGGCTGGTCGACGACCCGACGTCCGACGTCGCCCGGCTCGCCAAGACCGTCGAGCTCGACCCGCTGCTCGCCGCACGACTCATCCGGATCTCGAACTCCGCCTACTACAGCCTGCGCACACCGGTCACCAACGTCCCCCGGGCCATCGCCGCCCTGGGCTTCGCCACCGTCCGCTCGCTGGCCGCGTCGGCCGCCTGCGGCCTCACCGACGAGGACACCGCGGTGGAGGGCGAGTTCTGGTCCCACGCCGCCGCGGTGGCCAACGCCGCCCAGCTGGTGGCGGGCCGCTACGCCGTGCCGCCGTCGGACGCCTTCGCCCTCGGCCTCCTCCACGACCTCGGCGAGGCACTGCTGCACCGGGCGGCGCCCGCGGCGTGGTCCCAGCTCGGCCCCCGGGCCACACCCGAGCGGGAGATCGAGCTGTTCGGGATCACCCACGCCGAGGCGGGTGCACGCGTCCTCGAGGCGTGGAAGTTCCCGGCGGCGTTCTGCGACGCCATCGCCAACCACCACCACCAGCTCTCGCCGCGCGAGACACCGCTGACCCAGTGCCTCATCGCCGCGGAGCTCGTCGCCGAGCTGGCCGTCGGGTCGATGACGATCGCCCGCGCCGACGCCGCGCGGCTGATCCTCGCCCTCGACGGGATCGAGGGAGAGTCGCTCGACCGGATGATCCGGCGCGTCCGACACGAGACGGCGGCCCTCTCCGCCGTCCTGACCCAGGGGGAGGAGGGATGA